One region of Choristoneura fumiferana chromosome 3, NRCan_CFum_1, whole genome shotgun sequence genomic DNA includes:
- the LOC141426268 gene encoding uncharacterized protein: MLLLVLASVLAVARADCDACIEGRCYTRKTLARELHIPDQMAIDRKNGILYVHTDSEMNTAFFHEDLTIQLVRRQNFTGLAVDQDTQILYTADSKNIQQYSKDSLNTCNNKTVLPRKFGNEQPIMLIHKDCITYTKKSKTGLFFLNKDGTEEWIYGSSKKFTISDFVVQVGCIPTKLYFVANDTTYFLGHSEKTINGTTKFVPDDSLLVARKNFVLSTDKYNNVFFKDATLNVIYKMNDETNKLVEYAAYESGSVDKFVFDKNNNIVFYDSSDGSFNLWKPDLSDSARCTITAPHSKYQITKKPNIDQNCFNH, translated from the coding sequence ATGCTGCTACTAGTTCTGGCATCAGTGTTGGCGGTTGCCAGAGCGGACTGCGACGCCTGCATTGAGGGCCGCTGCTACACAAGGAAGACGCTCGCCCGAGAACTGCACATCCCCGACCAAATGGCCATCGACAGAAAAAACGGTATTCTCTACGTCCACACTGATTCAGAGATGAACACGGCCTTCTTCCACGAAGATCTAACGATACAACTAGTCCGTAGACAAAATTTTACAGGGCTGGCGGTTGACCAGGATACACAGATTTTATACACAGCCGATAGCAAAAATATACAACAATATTCGAAGGATAGTCTGAATACctgtaataataaaacagtattGCCTAGAAAATTTGGCAACGAACAGCCAATAATGTTAATTCACAAAGATTGCATAACGTACACTAAAAAATCCAAAACGGGTctgttttttcttaataaagatGGTACTGAGGAATGGATATACGGGTCTTCAAAAAAATTTACGATTTCAGATTTCGTAGTCCAGGTTGGATGTATCCCAACTAAACTTTATTTCGTGGCTAATGACACAACATACTTTTTAGGACATAGTGAAAAAACAATTAATGGAACCACTAAATTCGTACCAGATGATTCGTTGCTTGTAGCTAGAAAAAACTTTGTACTATCTactgataaatataataatgtattttttaaagacgCAACGTTAAATGTTATCTATAAGATGAACgacgaaacaaacaaattagTAGAATATGCAGCCTACGAGTCCGGCTCAGTAGACAAATTCGTATTTgataaaaacaacaatatagTTTTCTACGACTCCAGTGATGGTAGTTTTAATCTTTGGAAACCTGATTTGTCTGATAGTGCCCGCTGTACTATAACAGCACCTCACTCTAAATATCAAATTACAAAGAAACCTAATATTGATCAAAATTGCTTTAACCACTAG
- the LOC141426269 gene encoding uncharacterized protein, with translation MGLCPVALNNRSVMLLLVLASVMAAIRADCDACVEGRCYTRKTLARELYIPDQMAIDRKNSILYVHTDSEMNTAFFHEDLTIQLVRRQNFSGLTVDQDTQILYTGDSKNVHKYSQDNTNISTKLSFSNQDKYYLPNLLFYKDCLMYTEKSNTGLYSIIKDEVRQYNSLKKYKISDFVVQVGCDPAKVYFVANDTTYTYNGDKIVTNVLATKSFVLSADKYNNVYFGDATVNVIYKMDNETNQLLEYAAYESGSVDKFVFDNNNNIVFYDSSDGSFSLWKPDLFDSAACTIEAPHSKYRINKSVLEQNGFIR, from the exons ATGGGGCTCTGTCCAGTCGCACTGAA TAATCGATCAGTCATGCTGCTATTAGTTCTGGCATCGGTGATGGCCGCCATCAGAGCGGACTGCGACGCCTGCGTCGAGGGCCGCTGCTACACAAGGAAGACGCTGGCCCGAGAACTGTACATCCCCGACCAAATGGCCATCGACAGGAAAAACAGTATTCTCTACGTCCACACCGACTCAGAAATGAACACTGCCTTCTTTCACGAAGATCTGACGATACAGCTAGTCCGTAGACAAAATTTTTCCGGACTCACAGTTGACCAGGATACACAGATTTTGTACACAGGTGATAGCaaaaatgtacataaatattCACAAGATAATACGAACATCTCTACCAAATTATCATTTTCTAACcaagataaatattacttaccaaatttgttattttacaaAGATTGCTTAATGTACACTGAAAAATCTAACACTGGTCTATATTCTATTATAAAGGATGAAGTACGGCAatacaatagtttaaaaaaatacaagatttcCGATTTCGTAGTTCAGGTTGGATGTGACCCAGCCAAAGTTTATTTTGTGGCTAATGACACGACATACACCTACAACGGTGATAAAATtgttactaatgttttggccaCAAAGAGCTTTGTGCTGTCtgcagataaatataataatgtgtaTTTTGGAGACGCAACAGTAAATGTTATCTATAAGATGGACAACGAAACGAATCAATTATTAGAATATGCAGCCTACGAGTCCGGCTCAGTGGACAAATTCGTATTTgacaataacaataacatagtTTTCTACGACTCCAGTGATGGTAGTTTCAGTCTTTGGAAACCGGATTTGTTTGATAGTGCTGCCTGTACTATAGAAGCGCCTCACTCTAAATACAGAATCAACAAATCTGTTCTTGAGCAAAATGGCTTTATCCGCTAG